GAGAAATCCTGCCGGGACGCTTCCAATCTTCATTCTTTTCGCCGAAAACGACCGGCACGCTCGTCTCTGGCCACACGAGCAACTGTGCTCCTTTCGCTACAGCTTCCGCTCCAAGGCGCTCGTATGTCGCGAAAGTATACTCCCTTGCTCGTTCGTCCCATTTGATTTCTTGCGGGATATTGCCCTGAAGAATGCCAATCCCGAATCCCTGTTCGGTATGACGACGATCCGGAATTGCGGCCAGAACAAAGTAACCGTAACCTAATGCGAGCCCCAACAGAACGAGAGAAGAAGCGGCAAAACGGAAAGGAACAGGCTTCCGCTGAGCAAAGGAATGTACCACTTCCCATACCGTCGCATTCAGGAGCACGATCAGGAAGGAAACGCCATAAACCCCGGTGATATCGACTATCTGCATGAGCGCAGTCCAGTTTGCCTGCGAATATCCCGCAAGATCCCAAGGAAATCCGGTGAGGGAAATCGCTCGCAAATATTCGATGCCAATCCAGAGAAACGGCGCACACAAGGTGAAACGATGGATTTTCTTGCCGGCGAGGGAAAGCAGGAAACCGAATAGTGCAGTGAAAAGGGAAAGTACTGCGATCAGTCCGACAAAGGTGAAGAAAGCAAGAACAGGATGAAAATGTCCATGGACCACCAGGGTCCTGTAGATCCAGGATACGTCAACCGCAAAGAACACCGCGCCGAAACAAGCGCCGTTCAATGCAGCGATCGCAGGACGCTCGTCACGATGAATAGCTGCAAAGAGAGGAACAAATGCTATCCAGGCCAGGATCGATAAGTTATAAGGAGGAAATGCAAGAGCCAGAAACAGGCCGCCGGACGCAGACAGCGCAATGCTTCCAATCATGGACCGGTCCCGCGTTGAACCGTAGGGACCTCCGGCTGTTCGGATTCATCAAGACGCGTTACCTTCACTCGAGTGATTCTTTTCTCGTCTCCGCCCTGTATCTTCATATGCAGACTCCCAAGGGTAATTTCCTCGTCTTTCTTCGGGACCCTGCCCATGAGTTGAATGATGAGCCCACCCAGAGTGTCGTATCCGCCCCTCGGGAAGGATACTCCGAAGTATTCCTCGCAATCATCCAAATTCGCCAGGGCTTTCACCATGACAGAACCGTCTTCCTGCGGGACGAATTCTTCTTCCTCGATATCGTGCTCGTCTCTAATTTCGCCAATGATCTCTTCGATAATATCTTCTATTGTTACGATACCCGCAGTTCCGCCGTATTCGTCCACAACAACTGCCAGATGACACTTTTTCGAGCGCAGTTCCTGGAGCAGATCTTTAATGCGTTTTGTTTCGGGGACAAAAAAAGGCTCCCTCATGATTCGTTCAAATTGCAGCTCTTTTGCTCCATCCAGCCACAACGGCAACAGATCTTTGGCATTCAGTATTCCGATCACATGATCGATATTTCCATTGTAAACGGGGATTCGGGAGTGGCCCGATTGAATGACGGTCTGCAAGACTTCTTCTAATTTGCTGTCTTTTGATACAGAAACAATGTGTGTTCGAGGGATCATAATTTCCCGGGCAACTGTCATCTTCAGATCGAAGATTCCTTCGATCATGTCGCCCTCGTCTTCGTCTATGAGGCCCTGTTCCTCACTTTCATCAATAGCTTCTTGAATGACATCATGAATTTGCTTGGGCTTTCGCTCAAGGCCTACTTTTAACTTCAACCACCGCACTAGACTTGGCTGCGATTCTTCCAAGAAGAATGATGCTCCCTTCGTTTTTATACTCATAATGTAATCACTGATACGGCTCTACCCTGCTGATCACATAGCAATAGACCGGACGACTGTCAAGAATTTGCAGGACCGGAGGTAGGTCAAGACACTGTTGAATGGGCTTTCTTGCGGGTTCATTCGACTTTGTGCAAACTCGTGCTGCTGATGAAGAAAAGCAACTGGTATCCTCGAATCTTAGAGAAGCCATTTCACCAGCAGGCTCACTCCAATTATCGCAGCAGCGGCGAACACAAGATACGGGCCTGCCTTTATCTCTTCCATGGTTTGCTCGTGGGTATGTCGTCCTGTGCACCCGCTGCACTGTTCACATGAACGGATTTCAGGTTCCATGATCTTCCTCCTTGCCATCAATATAATTATACCACATTCATGAATTGGCAAGTAAAGGAATGTAACTGATCAATTAGCCTGCAAGGCCGCCGTCTATAGATTCGGACAGCGCCTTGTTCTTTTTTCTGCTCAGGCGTAGTCCCAGATAACAGATTCCCACAGCTATAGCCGGTACGATCATAAAATGGAGCATAAAGG
The sequence above is a segment of the Desulfomonile tiedjei DSM 6799 genome. Coding sequences within it:
- the lnt gene encoding apolipoprotein N-acyltransferase translates to MIGSIALSASGGLFLALAFPPYNLSILAWIAFVPLFAAIHRDERPAIAALNGACFGAVFFAVDVSWIYRTLVVHGHFHPVLAFFTFVGLIAVLSLFTALFGFLLSLAGKKIHRFTLCAPFLWIGIEYLRAISLTGFPWDLAGYSQANWTALMQIVDITGVYGVSFLIVLLNATVWEVVHSFAQRKPVPFRFAASSLVLLGLALGYGYFVLAAIPDRRHTEQGFGIGILQGNIPQEIKWDERAREYTFATYERLGAEAVAKGAQLLVWPETSVPVVFGEKNEDWKRPGRISQTLGTPMLIGAPSAEMIANEVHFYNSAFLVHDGILQERYDKMHLVPFGEYMPLSWLLPLGPGIAAREADYTPGTVMRVMQPPNGPPFSVLICYEAIFPELSRIAVANGARLLINITNDGWFGETAAPYQHLAMAKIRSIETRTWVVRCANTGISAVFDPAGRTITEIPLGKEGTAVVFLQPTNNTGSFYTKFGDVFAMGCLGFIGILGFAVSDLSKFFISVH
- a CDS encoding hemolysin family protein, coding for MSIKTKGASFFLEESQPSLVRWLKLKVGLERKPKQIHDVIQEAIDESEEQGLIDEDEGDMIEGIFDLKMTVAREIMIPRTHIVSVSKDSKLEEVLQTVIQSGHSRIPVYNGNIDHVIGILNAKDLLPLWLDGAKELQFERIMREPFFVPETKRIKDLLQELRSKKCHLAVVVDEYGGTAGIVTIEDIIEEIIGEIRDEHDIEEEEFVPQEDGSVMVKALANLDDCEEYFGVSFPRGGYDTLGGLIIQLMGRVPKKDEEITLGSLHMKIQGGDEKRITRVKVTRLDESEQPEVPTVQRGTGP